A portion of the Anser cygnoides isolate HZ-2024a breed goose chromosome 25, Taihu_goose_T2T_genome, whole genome shotgun sequence genome contains these proteins:
- the C25H1orf116 gene encoding specifically androgen-regulated gene protein isoform X2 — protein MPGKELGLGMAGCNSDSCDSMVSTASNHSQRSDNSYDYLSVEEKECLMFLEETIGSLDAEADSGVSTDDTDYAEPPRPRPKRDAAARDLENRAPPPGAGQQRAAEQRGGESSSGPAPAAVPSPGYYSLPRSITAASAQRANQVPDGKVAVHVVEDPAPPAPFQDDLVSREEQPRRSSLDAKWENTEESWTRAVPPRPAPEHASVPDLTLPPHQEMGRESTALPRGQLEQPAPQEAPQDPEAKRGPPTAPKPRKLPPNIILKTSKNSPVLLATEPGQKVKIPPPAPAGSQPGSASDAAAEKVNSGQLDPKEREKARREALEKLGLPQDRGEPRARLGPAPAPHGEHRATESMAPGARAMHFKSNTLERSGVGLGSCMASTKEPATKGSGSLGKMSFIERLAPSFLRSSRPRPASLGAGKDFAALKEPPEPEKSSKRRSHPLQSFPRPPRSCVSVKISPKGATDEHRREALRKLGLLKE, from the exons ATGcctgggaaggagctggggctggggatggcTGGCTGCAACTCCGACAGCTGCGACAGCATGGTCAGCACGGCCTCCAACCACTCGCAGCGG agtgATAACAGCTATGACTATTTATCTGTGGAAGAGAAAGAGTGCTTGATGTTCTTGGAAGAAACCATCGGCTCGCTGGATGCCGAAGCAGACAGCGGGGTTTCCACCGATGACACCGACTACGCGGAGCCCCCCAGGCCACGGCCCAAGAGAGACGCCGCTGCCCGGG ATCTGGAGAACAGGGCTCCTCCTCCCGGCGCAGGCCAGCAGCGCGCAGCTGAGCAGAGGGGTGGCGAGAGCTCCTCcggcccagctccagcagctgttCCAAGCCCAGGCTACTACAGTCTTCCAAGGAGCATCACTGCAGCAAGTGCACAAAGAGCAAACCAGGTTCCTGATGGCAAAGTGGCTGTACACGTCGTGGAGGACCCAGCGCCACCAG ctccctTCCAGGATGACCTGGTGAGCCGTGAAGAGCAGCCACGGAGGAGCAGCTTGGATGCCAAGTGGGAAAACACGGAGGAAAGCTGGACACGGGCTGTgccaccccggccagccccagAGCACGCGTCTGTCCCTGATCTCACGTTGCCACCACACCAGGAGATGGGGAGGGAGAGCACAGCACTTCCTCGGGgccagctggagcagccagcACCACAGGAGGCCCCTCAGGACCCTGAAGCCAAGCGTGGGCCTCCAACAGCCCCCAAGCCACGCAAACTGCCACCGAACATTATCCTGAAAACCAGCAAAAACAGCCCGGTGCTGCTCGCCACAGAGCCTGGCCAGAAGGTGAAAATCCCCCCTCCGGCACCCGCCGGCTCTCAGCCCGGCTCTGCCAGCGATGCCGCTGCAGAAAAGGTGAATTCAGGGCAGCTCGACCCCAAGGAGCGGGAGAAAGCCAGGCGGGAGGCGCTGGagaagctggggctgccccaggacCGCGGGGAACCCCGCGCCCGCCTcggccctgcccctgctccccacggCGAGCACAGGGCGACGGAGAGCATGGCCCCGGGCGCACGGGCGATGCACTTCAAGTCCAACACCCTGGAGCGCTccggcgtggggctgggcagctgcaTGGCCAGCACCAAGGAGCCGGCCACCAAGGGCAGCGGCTCGCTGGGCAAGATGTCCTTCATCGAGCGCCTCGCCCCCAGCTTCCTCCGCAGCAGCCGCCCCCGGCCGGCATCGCTCGGGGCGGGGAAGGACTTCGCGGCTCTGAAGGAGCCCCCCGAGCCGGAGAAGAGCAGCAAGCGCAGATCGCACCCGCTGCAGAGCttcccccggccgccccgctcctGCGTCAGCGTCAAGATTTCCCCCAAGGGAGCCACCGACGAGCACCGGCGCGAGGCGCTGAGGAAGCTCGGCCTGCTGAAGGAGTAG
- the C25H1orf116 gene encoding specifically androgen-regulated gene protein isoform X1, with the protein MPGKELGLGMAGCNSDSCDSMVSTASNHSQRSDNSYDYLSVEEKECLMFLEETIGSLDAEADSGVSTDDTDYAEPPRPRPKRDAAARDLENRAPPPGAGQQRAAEQRGGESSSGPAPAAVPSPGYYSLPRSITAASAQRANQVPDGKVAVHVVEDPAPPGKASQEMAEEDRLGQGNLRTQVKPLLIPPPAPFQDDLVSREEQPRRSSLDAKWENTEESWTRAVPPRPAPEHASVPDLTLPPHQEMGRESTALPRGQLEQPAPQEAPQDPEAKRGPPTAPKPRKLPPNIILKTSKNSPVLLATEPGQKVKIPPPAPAGSQPGSASDAAAEKVNSGQLDPKEREKARREALEKLGLPQDRGEPRARLGPAPAPHGEHRATESMAPGARAMHFKSNTLERSGVGLGSCMASTKEPATKGSGSLGKMSFIERLAPSFLRSSRPRPASLGAGKDFAALKEPPEPEKSSKRRSHPLQSFPRPPRSCVSVKISPKGATDEHRREALRKLGLLKE; encoded by the exons ATGcctgggaaggagctggggctggggatggcTGGCTGCAACTCCGACAGCTGCGACAGCATGGTCAGCACGGCCTCCAACCACTCGCAGCGG agtgATAACAGCTATGACTATTTATCTGTGGAAGAGAAAGAGTGCTTGATGTTCTTGGAAGAAACCATCGGCTCGCTGGATGCCGAAGCAGACAGCGGGGTTTCCACCGATGACACCGACTACGCGGAGCCCCCCAGGCCACGGCCCAAGAGAGACGCCGCTGCCCGGG ATCTGGAGAACAGGGCTCCTCCTCCCGGCGCAGGCCAGCAGCGCGCAGCTGAGCAGAGGGGTGGCGAGAGCTCCTCcggcccagctccagcagctgttCCAAGCCCAGGCTACTACAGTCTTCCAAGGAGCATCACTGCAGCAAGTGCACAAAGAGCAAACCAGGTTCCTGATGGCAAAGTGGCTGTACACGTCGTGGAGGACCCAGCGCCACCAGGTAAAGCTTCCCAGGAGATGGCTGAGGAGGACAGGCTTGGCCAAGGCAACCTAAGAACCCAGGTGAAACCCCTGCTTAtcccacctccagctccctTCCAGGATGACCTGGTGAGCCGTGAAGAGCAGCCACGGAGGAGCAGCTTGGATGCCAAGTGGGAAAACACGGAGGAAAGCTGGACACGGGCTGTgccaccccggccagccccagAGCACGCGTCTGTCCCTGATCTCACGTTGCCACCACACCAGGAGATGGGGAGGGAGAGCACAGCACTTCCTCGGGgccagctggagcagccagcACCACAGGAGGCCCCTCAGGACCCTGAAGCCAAGCGTGGGCCTCCAACAGCCCCCAAGCCACGCAAACTGCCACCGAACATTATCCTGAAAACCAGCAAAAACAGCCCGGTGCTGCTCGCCACAGAGCCTGGCCAGAAGGTGAAAATCCCCCCTCCGGCACCCGCCGGCTCTCAGCCCGGCTCTGCCAGCGATGCCGCTGCAGAAAAGGTGAATTCAGGGCAGCTCGACCCCAAGGAGCGGGAGAAAGCCAGGCGGGAGGCGCTGGagaagctggggctgccccaggacCGCGGGGAACCCCGCGCCCGCCTcggccctgcccctgctccccacggCGAGCACAGGGCGACGGAGAGCATGGCCCCGGGCGCACGGGCGATGCACTTCAAGTCCAACACCCTGGAGCGCTccggcgtggggctgggcagctgcaTGGCCAGCACCAAGGAGCCGGCCACCAAGGGCAGCGGCTCGCTGGGCAAGATGTCCTTCATCGAGCGCCTCGCCCCCAGCTTCCTCCGCAGCAGCCGCCCCCGGCCGGCATCGCTCGGGGCGGGGAAGGACTTCGCGGCTCTGAAGGAGCCCCCCGAGCCGGAGAAGAGCAGCAAGCGCAGATCGCACCCGCTGCAGAGCttcccccggccgccccgctcctGCGTCAGCGTCAAGATTTCCCCCAAGGGAGCCACCGACGAGCACCGGCGCGAGGCGCTGAGGAAGCTCGGCCTGCTGAAGGAGTAG